In Phyllostomus discolor isolate MPI-MPIP mPhyDis1 chromosome 3, mPhyDis1.pri.v3, whole genome shotgun sequence, a single genomic region encodes these proteins:
- the C3H16orf89 gene encoding UPF0764 protein C16orf89 homolog isoform X2, which yields MSSLGLLLLLLLLAPPLWSSSLPPLDTPEGKATIADLILSALERATSFLKKRLPEINLDGVVGFRVLEVQLDGVQKEWARDPQLQPPSSRVGTLVQKLVLLLHRSIFYLKMSDPQYLTEFQPTVQPGFWKLPRVWIHTNASMVYPTLEPQETFSEEQSDLCLVQLLGTSTDGSQPCRLSDFCRTLMTKPGCSGYSLSHQLLFFLSARMKGCTNGLFHQSPHYMNLFCANMMDLNQRVEAIGYAYPSRDIFMENNAEDEELSKVIQHQQHYLRRVKRREKQFADGCSSHNTAMAVAALGGFLYALAQYPPANRELQQATPPPPTATHVDGSIPATPGR from the exons ATGTCCAGCCTggggctcctgctcctgctcttgCTGCTGGCACCGCCACTGTGGTCCTCCTCATTGCCACCGCTGGACACCCCAGAGGGCAAGGCTACCATCGCTGACCTCATCCTCTCAGCACTGGAGAGAGCCACCTCCTTCTTGAAGAAGAGGCTGCCCGAAATCAACCTGGATGGCGTGGTGGGGTTCCGGGTGCTGGAAG TGCAGCTAGACGGCGTGCAGAAGGAGTGGGCCCGGGACCCCCAGCTGCAGCCGCCCAGCTCGCGTGTGGGGACGCTGGTGCAAAAGCTGGTGCTTCTCCTCCACAGATCCATTTTCTACCTCAAGATGAGTGATCCCCAGTACCTAACAG AGTTCCAGCCCACTGTCCAGCCCGGATTTTGGAAGCTCCCACGTGTTTGGATACACACCAACGCCTCCATGGTGTACCCCACACTTGAACCCCAGGAGACCTTCTCAGAGGAACAAAGTGACTTGTGCCTGGTGCAGCTGCTGGGAACTAG CACCGACGGCAGCCAGCCCTGCAGACTCTCCGACTTCTGCAGGACCCTCATGACCAAGCCTGGCTGCTCAGGCTACAGCCTGTCCCACCAgctgctcttcttcctctccgcCAGAATG AAGGGATGCACGAACGGGCTATTCCACCAGAGCCCGCACTACATGAACCTGTTCTGTGCCAACATGATGGACCTGAACCAGAGGGTTGAAGCCATCGGATATGCCTACCCTAGCCGGGATATCTTCATGGAAAACA ATGCTGAAGATGAGGAATTATCTAAAGTCATTCAACACCAACAACATTACTTGAGAAGAGTAAAGAGGCGAGAAAAACAATTTGCAG atGGCTGCTCCTCCCACAACACAGCCATGGCCGTGGCGGCCCTGGGTGGCTTCCTCTACGCTTTGGCACAGTACCCACCAGCAAACAGAGAGCTACAGCAagccacaccaccaccaccaacagccACTCACGTGGATGGCTCCATTCCTGCCACCCCAGGAAGATAA
- the C3H16orf89 gene encoding UPF0764 protein C16orf89 homolog isoform X1 — translation MSSLGLLLLLLLLAPPLWSSSLPPLDTPEGKATIADLILSALERATSFLKKRLPEINLDGVVGFRVLEVQLDGVQKEWARDPQLQPPSSRVGTLVQKLVLLLHRSIFYLKMSDPQYLTEFQPTVQPGFWKLPRVWIHTNASMVYPTLEPQETFSEEQSDLCLVQLLGTSTDGSQPCRLSDFCRTLMTKPGCSGYSLSHQLLFFLSARMKGCTNGLFHQSPHYMNLFCANMMDLNQRVEAIGYAYPSRDIFMENIMLCGIGGFSDFYKLRWLEAILSWQKPQEGCFGMPDAEDEELSKVIQHQQHYLRRVKRREKQFADGCSSHNTAMAVAALGGFLYALAQYPPANRELQQATPPPPTATHVDGSIPATPGR, via the exons ATGTCCAGCCTggggctcctgctcctgctcttgCTGCTGGCACCGCCACTGTGGTCCTCCTCATTGCCACCGCTGGACACCCCAGAGGGCAAGGCTACCATCGCTGACCTCATCCTCTCAGCACTGGAGAGAGCCACCTCCTTCTTGAAGAAGAGGCTGCCCGAAATCAACCTGGATGGCGTGGTGGGGTTCCGGGTGCTGGAAG TGCAGCTAGACGGCGTGCAGAAGGAGTGGGCCCGGGACCCCCAGCTGCAGCCGCCCAGCTCGCGTGTGGGGACGCTGGTGCAAAAGCTGGTGCTTCTCCTCCACAGATCCATTTTCTACCTCAAGATGAGTGATCCCCAGTACCTAACAG AGTTCCAGCCCACTGTCCAGCCCGGATTTTGGAAGCTCCCACGTGTTTGGATACACACCAACGCCTCCATGGTGTACCCCACACTTGAACCCCAGGAGACCTTCTCAGAGGAACAAAGTGACTTGTGCCTGGTGCAGCTGCTGGGAACTAG CACCGACGGCAGCCAGCCCTGCAGACTCTCCGACTTCTGCAGGACCCTCATGACCAAGCCTGGCTGCTCAGGCTACAGCCTGTCCCACCAgctgctcttcttcctctccgcCAGAATG AAGGGATGCACGAACGGGCTATTCCACCAGAGCCCGCACTACATGAACCTGTTCTGTGCCAACATGATGGACCTGAACCAGAGGGTTGAAGCCATCGGATATGCCTACCCTAGCCGGGATATCTTCATGGAAAACA TCATGCTCTGTGGAATTGGTGGCTTCTCTGACTTCTACAAGCTTCGGTGGCTGGAGGCCATTCTCAGCTGGCAGAAGCCGCAGGAAGGATGCTTTGGGATGCCTG ATGCTGAAGATGAGGAATTATCTAAAGTCATTCAACACCAACAACATTACTTGAGAAGAGTAAAGAGGCGAGAAAAACAATTTGCAG atGGCTGCTCCTCCCACAACACAGCCATGGCCGTGGCGGCCCTGGGTGGCTTCCTCTACGCTTTGGCACAGTACCCACCAGCAAACAGAGAGCTACAGCAagccacaccaccaccaccaacagccACTCACGTGGATGGCTCCATTCCTGCCACCCCAGGAAGATAA